In Umboniibacter marinipuniceus, the sequence ATTTTTAAAGATTGATGATGTCATGGTTGTTCCCTCTAGCGAGTTAGTTGTTTGTCTTCAATGACTTCATTACAACACTCAAATCTGACACTAGCGGGGATACACTATTAACATTAATGGTTGAACTCTGATCAAAACTGACAGGCATAATAAGAATAGCTTCAATGCGCTAAATTCATTTGACCCATTCTAAAAGCCTCAGCCAAAATAGGCGCTAGATTGTATACTGAACTCCATTACCCTCCGCAGGAGCTTTAACGTGAGCCAACAACCTCTTGGAACTTTGAGTACCGAAAACCTACAGACTCTCTACACCCAGTATCAAAGCAAACAGCTAGCGCTTGATCTCACTCGTGGCAAGCCAAGTGCGAAGCAACTCAATTTGGCAGATCGGATTGACGGCATTCTTGAGTCCAGCTTTGTCGCGAGCAATACAGACACGCGCAACTATGGTGGGCTGGATGGCTTAGCGGATATCAAAGCACTGGGTTCATGGTTGTTAGATACCCCGGAATCAGCTGTTATTGCCGGCGGTAACTCATCACTCACCATGATGTATCAAACTGTTTTGTTTCAAAAATTGTTTAACCCAAGCTGGCAAGGTGAGATTAGTTTTCTCTGCCCAACCCCAGGCTACGACCGCCACTTTAGCATCTGTGAAGAACTGGGCATTAAGATGATTCCAGTGCCCCTTGTTGCGGGTGGGCCTGATATGGAATTGGCCGAAGAACTCGTTAGCAATGACAAGAGCATTAAAGGGATCTGGTGCGTACCAAAATATCAGAACCCAACCGGCGTCACCTTTGACGATGAGACCGTAGCGCGCTTAGCAAATCTGGGTAATCTTGCTGGTGATGGTTTTATTGTCCTCTGGGACAACGCTTATGCCGTTCACCACCTCGATAACAAGCATCCCGATCCGCTTGCAGACTTTTGGGCCCTCAGCGAGGCCGCAGGCACTCTAGATTCTGCCTTCCTCTTTGCTTCGACATCGAAGATTAGCCATGCGGGCTCAGGCGTTGCCTTTATGGCCTGTAGTGATACTCAGCGAGCCTTCTTCCTAAAGCATCTGGGAATGAGCTCTATCGGCCCCGATAAAGTAAATCAGCTTCGTCATGTGAAGCTGTTCCCAACTAAATCGGCATTAGCTAATCACATGGCACTTCACGCTGAGCTCATCAAGCCGCGCATGGAACTAGTAGTCCGTAAACTTGATGAGCACCTCAAAGCACCCTCACAGGGCGAATGGACAAGACCCAACGGTGGCTATTTTGTCACCTTTTATGCACCGCAAGGCACCGCAACAAAAATCGTTGCACTAGCGGCTGGTCTTGGCGTAAAACTGACTCCCGCTGGCGCCACGCACCCCTACGGAAATGATGACAGTGACTCGGTGATTCGTTTGGCACCAAGCTTCCCAAGTGTCGCCGAGCTAGACGAAGCAATGGATGCCTTCTGCCTCTGTGTAGCCTTGGCCACAGCCCAATAGCCACCATTTCTCACTTACCGCGGTGTTAGCTCAGCCGCGGCGAGTGTAATTGGCTCACGCGTTAGTCACAGCGCGCACGGGTTGGCGCCCGTTGAACCTAACTATCTCGCCTTGATCCTGGACACTGTTCGCCCTCATTGTTAGAACGCTACCGCGCAGTTACAGCAAATTCGGCCACAAATTCAAGCGACTCCCCCCCAATTAGAGCCAAACCGAAACACCCGCGCGTGGCAATTCGTTTTCTTCCCAGTACGCAACTAGAATGACTGTATTCGTATCGTAGCAATAAGCGCGTTTTGCGGTTAATATAGCGGCACTTTTTTTTGCCGAATTTTACGGCCAATTTGTATTCACGGAGTCAGCATGAGCACCTCAACCGAAAAGAAGCTATTTATTCAGACACATGGCTGTCAGATGAATGAGTATGACAGTTCACGGATGCGTGACCTTCTTGGTGAAGAGCAAGACATGATTGCCACAGACAACCCTGAGGAAGCCGATGTCATTCTCCTCAACACCTGCTCTATTCGTGAGAAAGCTCAAGAGAAAGTTTTCCACCAGCTAGGACGCTGGAAGAACTTAAAGGAAAAGAATCCCGATCTAATCATTGGTGTTGGCGGCTGTGTGGCCTCACAGGAAGGTGAAAACATTGCTAAACGCGCGCCCTTCGTTGATGTTGTTTTCGGCCCGCAAACTCTCCACCGCCTCCCGGAAATGATTGACGAAAAACGTCAGGGAAATGGCGCCGTAGTGGTGGACATCACTTTTCCTGAAATTGAGAAGTTTGATCACCTCCCTACGCCGGAAGCCGACGGTGCTTCGGCATTCGTGTCTATCATGGAAGGCTGTTCTAAATACTGTACGTTCTGCGTAGTGCCCTACACCCGTGGTGAGGAAGTTAGCCGTCCAGTAGCCGATGTACTGGCTGAATGTATGTCTTTGGCGGAACAAGGTGTTCGCGAGATTAATTTGCTAGGACAGAACGTTAATGCCTATCGTGACACCAATGAGGAAGGTCATACGGTTGATCTTGCCGAACTAATTTCCTATGTGGCTCAGATCGAAGGGATTGATCGCATCCGTTTCACCACCTCGCACCCGGTTGAATTTAGCCCAAGCCTCATCCAGGCCTATGCTGATATTCCTGAGCTAGTGTCACATTTGCACCTGCCAGTACAAAGTGGTTCGGATCGAATTCTCGCAGCAATGAAGCGTGGCCACACCGCACTGGAATACAAGAGTAAGATTCGCAAACTGCGTGCTATTCGACCTAACCTCTCAATGAGTTCTGATTTTATTATTGGCTTCCCGGGTGAAACCGAAGCCGATTTCGAACAAACCATGAAGCTCATCAACGACATTGGCTTTGATACCTCATTCAGCTTTATCTATAGTGCGCGCCCAGGTACACCGGCGGCCGACCTAAAGGATGAAACCGAAGAAAAGGTTAAAAAAGAGCGATTGCATGTCCTCCAAGCGCGTATCAGCCAACACGCCCAAGATATATCACGCAAGATGGTTGGCAATGAGGAAAAGATTCTTGTCACCGGTTTCTCTAAAAAGGATCCAGGTCAGTTACAGGGTCGTACAGAGAACAATCGAGTAGTTAATTTCCGCTGCGATCAACCAGCACTAATTGGCAAATTTGCCACGGTTCTGATTGAAGAGGCGCTGCCGAACTCGCTTCGTGGACAACTCTTGCATTCTGAACTCGATGGATGAATGATTAACACTCAGATCGACACTAAATATAGTTAGGGAAACAAAGCCGTTGACTACCGATGTAAGCAAGTCCGAGCAAAAGCCCAGTGTACTATCACTGGAACCCAATGATGTCCAACGTTTGGCCAACCTCTGCGGACCCTTTGACCAGCACCTAAGACTTATTGAAAAGCGGCTTAACGTTGCCATCCACAATCGTGGGAATCAGTTCTCCATTTATGGTAAGTCGGACGCCGCTGAGCTTGCGCAGCAGTTCCTACAGGCTGTTTTCAAGCAGACTGAGCATGACACCATTACGGCAGAGATGATTCATGTCCAACTCCGTCATGCTGGACACGACCATGCGCCAGATAAGTCAACGGACAGCGTGAACGAGATTCCGGTCATTCGCACCAAGAAAGAGTTGATCAAACCACGCGGCCTTAATCAGCAGAAGTACGTTCAATCGGTGCGCCGCCATGACATCAACTTCGGCGTTGGTCCAGCGGGAACGGGTAAAACCTATCTAGCGGTGGCACTTGCCGTAGAAGCGTTACTCAACAACGAAGTTGAGCGTATTTTACTGGTAAGACCTGCGGTTGAGGCCGGTGAAAAACTAGGCTTTTTACCGGGTGACCTAGCCCAAAAGATTGATCCCTACTTGCGCCCGCTTTACGATGCACTCTATGAAATGCTTGGCGTTGAAACGGTGAATAAACTTATCGAACGTCAGGTTATTGAAATTGCCCCACTCGCTTATATGCGTGGTAGAACCTTGAACAGCTCGTACATTATTCTCGATGAGTCCCAGAATACCACGCGCGCGCAGATGAAAATGTTTCTAACCCGGATTGGGTTTGGGTCAACGGCGGTGATCACTGGTGATATGTCCCAAATTGATTTACCTCGTGGAACTCAGTCTGGGCTGGTACATGTCAGCCGGGTCCTCCGTGACGTGGATGGCATCAGTTTCACCTATTTTGCCTCCGCCGACGTAGTTCGCCACCCACTGGTTCAGCGCATCGTAGACGCCTATGATGAATTTGAGGCAAACGACACGAGTGAACCACCGAAATCCCATGAACGTTGAACTAACGGTTGACCTCGATAATAGTGCTGACCTCTCAGCGCCCAGCCTCGACGCGTTCCAACGATGGATAGCGGCCGCACTTCAAGATCACAGAAGTGAAGCAGAGGTCAGCATCCGTATTGTCGGTTGTGCCGAGAGCCAAGCGTTGAACCTGCAATATAGGGGAAAAGACAAGCCGACCAACGTCTTATCTTTTCCTACTGACTTCCCCAGTGGTTTAGAGATTCCATTGCTCGGTGATCTTGTTATTTGCCAGCCTCTGGTAGAGCAAGAAGCTGCTGAACAACGCAAATTGGTCAGCGCCCACTGGGCACACCTTACAATCCATGGTACTTTGCATTTACTGGGCTATGATCATATTGATGACGCAGAAGCTGATATTATGGAATCTTTAGAAACAAAAATTTTAACGACGATGGGGTATCCTCCCCCTTACGAACCATCAAATGGAGATGAAGACTCGCTATGAGCGAAGACCGATCGAGCAGTTCCTCACAGGAGAAATCTTGGGTTGAGAAGGTCGCTGGTTTATTTTCGAATGAACCACGATCACGTGAGGAGCTGGTAGATGTGCTGCAAAATGCACATGAAAACAAACTTCTCAACCGCGAAGCGTTAGATATCATGGAGGGCGCTCTAGGCGTATCGGATGCTCAAGTTCGAGACATCATGATCCCTCGTTCTCAGATGGTAGTGATTCATTACAATGACTCATTCCGAGAAATCTGCAACGCCGTCATGGAGTCTGCTCATTCTCGATTTCCGGTGGTTGGCGACAGTAACGACGATATCAAAGGCCTCCTCCTTGCCAAGGACTTACTGCCTGTAGCACTTCAGGATCATAGTAACTTCTCCGTTGCCGACATCCTTCGTAAAGTTAATTTAGTCCCCGAGTCGAAGCGTCTTAATATCCTACTGAGCGAATTCCGCGAAGATCGCCAACACATGGCTGTGGTGGTTGATGAATACGGAGGGGTTGCTGGTCTGGTAACGATTGAAGACGTATTAGAAGAAATTGTCGGTGAAATCGAAGATGAAACCGATGATGATCACGATGATGACACCTTCATCCGCAAGATGCCAAATGGTAGCTACGTTGCGCAGGCGCTTACCCCTATTGATGAGTTTAACGAGGTGGTTGAGAGTGAGTTTTCTGATGAAGAATTCGACACCATCGGCGGTTTAGCGATGCAAGCGTTTGGCCACTTGCCTAACCGCGGCGAGATCACACTCATCGAAGGCTATGGCTTTGAGGTGCTGAATGCCGATAGCCGACAAATCCATTTACTGCGCGTTACTCCGCCCAAGGAATAGTCTGAGTCTATGCGCGCACAGGTGAATCAATGGGGCGGCCTCCTGTCATTTTGTTTAGGCGCATTGGCTATCTTGAGCTTTGCGCCATTCAATTTCTGGCCGCTCTGGTTTGCCATCATTCCCGCGCTACTCACTGTTATCGAATACAGTCCGAAGAAAAAGCGCGCCAAACGCCTCTATAGCTTTGCGCTGGGCTATTGGCTTTTTGGCGTGGGCTGGATTCATCACAGTATCTATAATTTCGGTAACCTACCTTGGGCGCTTAGCGCTCTCGCCACCCTAATGTTCTGCGCATTTATGGCGCTGCTCTGGTGGCTGCCGTTCTTAGCGTGGCTAAAGATACGCTCCCGAAAATTAAGTATACAGCTGCTTAGCTTCCCCTCCGTCTGGGTGCTAGGCGAATGGAGCCGAGAATGGTTCCTAACTGGATTCCCTTGGCTGCAGACCGCACACGGTTTAATCGACTCACCGTTTTCCGGCTACGCCACCATTGGCGGCACACTGCTCGTCTCTTGGGTAGTTATATTTCTTGCTACGCTTCTTAGCCATTGGCTACGTCACCGGAAACAAATGGGCGCAATTAGCTTTTTTGGTGCGCTGCTAATCTTCGTAGCATTGGGGTGGCAGTTCAAGCAGGTCCCGTGGACACAGCCCGACGGGGAGCCGATGGCTTTCACCGTCATTCAACCCAATGTTGACCAAGACATAAAGTGGCAGCCGCAATATCGCGAGCAAATCGTTAACCAGCTATGGCAACTCACTCGCAGAGAAAGCCCTAATTCAGTAATCTTCTGGCCGGAAGCTGCGTTGCCGATTATTGCAGGCGATCACTCGCCGCTGCTCTCTCAGCTGAATGACCTTGCCGCTACCCAAAACCTACACATTTTAGGTGGCGTGCCGACGCGACGCGTTGTAGACGGTAATTTGGCAATTCGAAACTCAATTGTTGCCCTGGGTGATTCGAGTGGTGTCTACGACAAACAGCAACTCGTCCCTTTCGGCGAGTACATCCCACTAATCGACTTACTCGGACCAATCTTCCTGCTGTTCGATTTGCCCGTTGGCTCGCAAGCTGCAGGGCTATCAACTCAACAGCCAGTCGCCCTAAATGGTCGCAAGGTAACCCCTGCTGTCTGCTATGAAGTGGCGTATGGCAGTCTCATTGCAGCATCAAGTCGAGATAGCCAGTTTTTGAGCAACCATAGCAACGATACCTGGTTCGGTGACACGCTCGGTCCAATTCAACATTTCGAGATCGCGCGCTGGCGGGCCATTGAAACTCACCGCCCAATGGTTCGTGTCACCAACAACGGCATTTCTGCGTTGATTAACCGCTGGGGCGGCATTGAGATTAGCGCTCAGCGCTTTGTTGCTACCCGATTTGACGGAACGCTCCAACCTCGTAAAGGCACTACCCCCTTCCAGTACTGGTTAAATCTGCCGCTCGTCTGCTTTTGCTTCTTGATGCTGCTAACTGCACTGCTAATTCATCGTAAAAAAAGATAGTGACTAAATAGTCACTTTTTACACCCGCAAAAACTCAAATTCCCCATGACAAGCCGCCACAAATGTGGCAACGTATTATTTAAGTCTAAACGGACTGACTAATAATTATAATGAATCGCTTGTTAGGGAAATAAAAATGATAAAGTCCTCGAAGCCGACTACTCGCATTTCAGCACTAGCTGCCGCTATCTGCTTGGCGAATGTTGCTCACTCAGCTGTCCTTGAAGAAGTCCTTGTTACCGCTCAAAAACGCGAGCAGAGCCTGCAGGAAGTTCCTGTTGCTGTTACCGCTATTTCGGGTGAAGCGCTCCAAGAGAGTGTGATCAAAGACGTTTTCGATCTACAAACTAACGTGCCTGGCTTAATCGCTGGTATTAACCAAACGGCCAACACCGCCAACTTCTCTATCCGTGGCGTTGGGACCTCAAGCCAGAACTACGGACTTGAGTCATCAGTTGGTCTTTACGTTGACGGTGTCTACCGTGCACGCCAAAGCTCAATGATCAACGAGATGGTTGATCTCGAAGCGGTTGAGGTACTTAAAGGTCCTCAAGGCACGCTATTCGGTAAAAACACCCCTTCCGGTGCTATCTTATTCCGCTCGGCTAAGCCTACCCATGACGGTGATGGTTACATCAATGTCAATGTCGGCAACTATGGCCTAACTAACGTGCAGTTAGCAAAATCTATCTCCGCAATTGATGACGAACTAGCGTTCCGCATCACCGGCTTTAGCTCAGAACGCGACGGCTTTGGTGAGATCGTCAACCTTGATCAAGACATCAACAACCGCAACCGTTGGGGACTTCGCTTCCAAGCGCTTTGGGAGCCTTCGGACGAGTTAAGTGTTCGTTTCATTGCCGATCACGCCGAACTAAATGAAATTTGCTGTGTGGCACCCACCAAACTCAATAGCTTTTATACCACTGCTAATGGCGCCCCAGAATTCGGTACAGATGCGCTATTCCAATCGCTTGGCGGCACTGTCCTAAACGATGACGATTACTACAATCGCCAGATGTCTTCGAACATCGTACCAACTTCAACGGTTGTCGACTCAGGCTACTCGTTAGAAGTGAACTACGATCTTAACGACAGCTTAACGCTTACTTCTGTCACGGCCCTGCGTAGCTTCGACTCTGGCGATGAGATTGACTCGGATTTCTCTGACGTTCGAATTATTACCACCATCAACGATGCCGAAAGCGACTCTTTTTCTCAAGAATTACGCTTAACCTTCCAAGGTGACAACCTAACCGCTGTGGGTGGTCTCTACTACTATCAGCAAGAAGTTGATCTGCATTACGAGCTTAATGGCTACGACCAGCTAGAACCGTACGCGGTAACGGCACTAGGTTTAGATGCGTTTATCGGCGGTATTGATACCATCGCTGCCCAGCTCGCAGGCACGCCGTTCGCACCACTCTTCCCGGGTGCGGCTAAGCCGTTCTTCGACGAATACAGCGCGCAACACGATGCGATGCAAGATCAAAATTCCTATGCTGTGTTTGGTCAAATGGACTATTCCTTCACGGACTCTTTAATCTTGACCGCAGGTGTTCGCTTCACGAGCGAAGAGAAAGATCTC encodes:
- a CDS encoding aminotransferase class I/II-fold pyridoxal phosphate-dependent enzyme; translation: MSQQPLGTLSTENLQTLYTQYQSKQLALDLTRGKPSAKQLNLADRIDGILESSFVASNTDTRNYGGLDGLADIKALGSWLLDTPESAVIAGGNSSLTMMYQTVLFQKLFNPSWQGEISFLCPTPGYDRHFSICEELGIKMIPVPLVAGGPDMELAEELVSNDKSIKGIWCVPKYQNPTGVTFDDETVARLANLGNLAGDGFIVLWDNAYAVHHLDNKHPDPLADFWALSEAAGTLDSAFLFASTSKISHAGSGVAFMACSDTQRAFFLKHLGMSSIGPDKVNQLRHVKLFPTKSALANHMALHAELIKPRMELVVRKLDEHLKAPSQGEWTRPNGGYFVTFYAPQGTATKIVALAAGLGVKLTPAGATHPYGNDDSDSVIRLAPSFPSVAELDEAMDAFCLCVALATAQ
- the miaB gene encoding tRNA (N6-isopentenyl adenosine(37)-C2)-methylthiotransferase MiaB, whose product is MSTSTEKKLFIQTHGCQMNEYDSSRMRDLLGEEQDMIATDNPEEADVILLNTCSIREKAQEKVFHQLGRWKNLKEKNPDLIIGVGGCVASQEGENIAKRAPFVDVVFGPQTLHRLPEMIDEKRQGNGAVVVDITFPEIEKFDHLPTPEADGASAFVSIMEGCSKYCTFCVVPYTRGEEVSRPVADVLAECMSLAEQGVREINLLGQNVNAYRDTNEEGHTVDLAELISYVAQIEGIDRIRFTTSHPVEFSPSLIQAYADIPELVSHLHLPVQSGSDRILAAMKRGHTALEYKSKIRKLRAIRPNLSMSSDFIIGFPGETEADFEQTMKLINDIGFDTSFSFIYSARPGTPAADLKDETEEKVKKERLHVLQARISQHAQDISRKMVGNEEKILVTGFSKKDPGQLQGRTENNRVVNFRCDQPALIGKFATVLIEEALPNSLRGQLLHSELDG
- a CDS encoding PhoH family protein; protein product: MTTDVSKSEQKPSVLSLEPNDVQRLANLCGPFDQHLRLIEKRLNVAIHNRGNQFSIYGKSDAAELAQQFLQAVFKQTEHDTITAEMIHVQLRHAGHDHAPDKSTDSVNEIPVIRTKKELIKPRGLNQQKYVQSVRRHDINFGVGPAGTGKTYLAVALAVEALLNNEVERILLVRPAVEAGEKLGFLPGDLAQKIDPYLRPLYDALYEMLGVETVNKLIERQVIEIAPLAYMRGRTLNSSYIILDESQNTTRAQMKMFLTRIGFGSTAVITGDMSQIDLPRGTQSGLVHVSRVLRDVDGISFTYFASADVVRHPLVQRIVDAYDEFEANDTSEPPKSHER
- the ybeY gene encoding rRNA maturation RNase YbeY, coding for MNVELTVDLDNSADLSAPSLDAFQRWIAAALQDHRSEAEVSIRIVGCAESQALNLQYRGKDKPTNVLSFPTDFPSGLEIPLLGDLVICQPLVEQEAAEQRKLVSAHWAHLTIHGTLHLLGYDHIDDAEADIMESLETKILTTMGYPPPYEPSNGDEDSL
- a CDS encoding HlyC/CorC family transporter; translated protein: MSEDRSSSSSQEKSWVEKVAGLFSNEPRSREELVDVLQNAHENKLLNREALDIMEGALGVSDAQVRDIMIPRSQMVVIHYNDSFREICNAVMESAHSRFPVVGDSNDDIKGLLLAKDLLPVALQDHSNFSVADILRKVNLVPESKRLNILLSEFREDRQHMAVVVDEYGGVAGLVTIEDVLEEIVGEIEDETDDDHDDDTFIRKMPNGSYVAQALTPIDEFNEVVESEFSDEEFDTIGGLAMQAFGHLPNRGEITLIEGYGFEVLNADSRQIHLLRVTPPKE
- the lnt gene encoding apolipoprotein N-acyltransferase, with amino-acid sequence MRAQVNQWGGLLSFCLGALAILSFAPFNFWPLWFAIIPALLTVIEYSPKKKRAKRLYSFALGYWLFGVGWIHHSIYNFGNLPWALSALATLMFCAFMALLWWLPFLAWLKIRSRKLSIQLLSFPSVWVLGEWSREWFLTGFPWLQTAHGLIDSPFSGYATIGGTLLVSWVVIFLATLLSHWLRHRKQMGAISFFGALLIFVALGWQFKQVPWTQPDGEPMAFTVIQPNVDQDIKWQPQYREQIVNQLWQLTRRESPNSVIFWPEAALPIIAGDHSPLLSQLNDLAATQNLHILGGVPTRRVVDGNLAIRNSIVALGDSSGVYDKQQLVPFGEYIPLIDLLGPIFLLFDLPVGSQAAGLSTQQPVALNGRKVTPAVCYEVAYGSLIAASSRDSQFLSNHSNDTWFGDTLGPIQHFEIARWRAIETHRPMVRVTNNGISALINRWGGIEISAQRFVATRFDGTLQPRKGTTPFQYWLNLPLVCFCFLMLLTALLIHRKKR
- a CDS encoding TonB-dependent receptor; this translates as MIKSSKPTTRISALAAAICLANVAHSAVLEEVLVTAQKREQSLQEVPVAVTAISGEALQESVIKDVFDLQTNVPGLIAGINQTANTANFSIRGVGTSSQNYGLESSVGLYVDGVYRARQSSMINEMVDLEAVEVLKGPQGTLFGKNTPSGAILFRSAKPTHDGDGYINVNVGNYGLTNVQLAKSISAIDDELAFRITGFSSERDGFGEIVNLDQDINNRNRWGLRFQALWEPSDELSVRFIADHAELNEICCVAPTKLNSFYTTANGAPEFGTDALFQSLGGTVLNDDDYYNRQMSSNIVPTSTVVDSGYSLEVNYDLNDSLTLTSVTALRSFDSGDEIDSDFSDVRIITTINDAESDSFSQELRLTFQGDNLTAVGGLYYYQQEVDLHYELNGYDQLEPYAVTALGLDAFIGGIDTIAAQLAGTPFAPLFPGAAKPFFDEYSAQHDAMQDQNSYAVFGQMDYSFTDSLILTAGVRFTSEEKDLNTKYYELDGGQEVTWGPATSLAQIGAAGADLPALGYALATGDTATALQLMPQYQPYFSQGWANYALAVLAPRPDITANLSDEQITGSVKLAFLPDDNTLMYASVGTGYKSGGTNTDRIDAAFDPVFDAETSITYELGFKRDFDSIGMRVNAALFASTVDDFQANAFTGTGFNLQNAGQLETSGGELEVLWAVTDLLTANLGYAYTDASFKDFKQGNCWVATPWQTGMADPGDSGQGFCDRSGDRLSNVPEHDAVFGLNQGFNLSSGVEGFVQAEYVYRSDTMTDGNNDPLKAQDAYSSINARAGISFIDADVDVIFWGRNITDEEFHATVFDVPLQDGKLKAYPGEPATFGVSIQKNF